A single genomic interval of Aegicerativicinus sediminis harbors:
- the araA gene encoding L-arabinose isomerase, with protein sequence MIENTKELWFVTGSQHLYGDETLRQVAENSKAIVNGLNTSEFIPVNLVYKPTVTTPDEILKLCRDANFDDNCIGIVTWMHTFSPAKMWIKGLGELNKPICHLHTQFNDEIPWNSIDMDFMNLNQSAHGDREFGFIMTRMRINRKVVVGHWKSESVQQKIGLWSRVALGWDEMKNLKVARFGDNMRQVAVTEGDKVEAQIRLGVSVNGYDSSDITDRIKNISQSEIDQLLEEYETSYDLADDLRSSGSKRESLVEAAKIEIALRSFLEEGGFKAFTDTFENLGTLRQLPGIAVQRLMADGYGFGGEGDWKTAAMVRVMKVMAQGLEGGTSFMEDYTYHFTPKKSYVLGSHMLEICPSISDGKASCEVHPLGIGGKEDPVRLVFNSPAGPAINVSLVDIGNRFRLIVNEVEAVPPMKDLPKLPVARVLWDAHPNLEIAATAWILAGGAHHTVYSQAVTTEFLEDFAEMAGIELLVIDKDCKLRQFKDNLHSNEVYYNLFQNKL encoded by the coding sequence ATGATAGAAAATACTAAAGAATTATGGTTTGTTACGGGAAGTCAGCATTTATATGGTGATGAAACTTTGAGACAGGTAGCTGAGAATTCAAAAGCAATAGTTAATGGTTTAAATACCTCGGAATTCATTCCGGTCAATCTAGTTTATAAACCAACAGTAACCACACCAGATGAAATATTGAAACTTTGCAGGGACGCAAATTTCGATGATAACTGTATAGGTATAGTAACCTGGATGCATACATTTTCGCCCGCTAAAATGTGGATAAAGGGGTTAGGAGAACTAAATAAACCTATCTGTCACTTACATACCCAATTCAATGATGAAATTCCATGGAATTCTATAGACATGGATTTTATGAATCTTAACCAATCGGCCCATGGCGATAGGGAATTTGGGTTTATAATGACCAGGATGAGAATTAATCGAAAGGTAGTTGTTGGACATTGGAAATCGGAATCCGTACAACAAAAAATTGGTTTGTGGAGCCGGGTCGCTTTAGGTTGGGATGAAATGAAAAACCTGAAAGTCGCTCGTTTTGGTGATAATATGAGGCAAGTAGCCGTTACTGAAGGTGATAAGGTTGAAGCTCAAATTAGATTGGGAGTTTCTGTAAATGGTTACGATTCTTCTGATATAACGGATAGAATTAAAAACATTTCTCAAAGTGAAATTGACCAATTATTAGAGGAATATGAAACTTCTTATGATTTGGCTGATGATTTAAGATCGTCAGGCAGTAAGCGAGAATCTTTGGTTGAGGCTGCCAAAATTGAAATTGCCCTGCGATCATTTTTGGAAGAAGGAGGATTTAAAGCTTTTACAGATACATTTGAAAATCTTGGTACTTTAAGACAACTTCCAGGAATAGCTGTTCAACGTTTGATGGCTGATGGTTATGGATTTGGGGGTGAAGGTGACTGGAAAACGGCCGCAATGGTAAGAGTAATGAAAGTTATGGCGCAAGGGCTAGAAGGTGGGACTTCCTTTATGGAAGATTATACCTATCATTTTACACCCAAAAAATCTTATGTGCTTGGTTCACATATGTTGGAGATCTGTCCCTCAATCTCGGATGGAAAGGCTAGTTGTGAGGTACACCCTCTAGGTATTGGGGGAAAGGAAGATCCTGTCAGATTAGTCTTTAATTCTCCAGCCGGACCTGCTATTAATGTGTCATTAGTTGATATAGGTAATAGGTTTAGATTGATAGTGAATGAAGTAGAAGCTGTTCCACCGATGAAAGATTTGCCAAAGCTGCCGGTGGCTAGGGTTCTTTGGGATGCTCATCCTAATTTAGAAATTGCAGCAACCGCGTGGATATTAGCAGGGGGGGCTCATCACACGGTATATTCACAAGCAGTAACCACAGAATTTTTGGAGGATTTTGCAGAAATGGCCGGAATAGAATTGTTGGTAATAGACAAGGACTGTAAATTAAGACAATTTAAGGATAACTTACATTCCAATGAGGTCTATTACAATTTGTTTCAAAACAAACTTTAA
- a CDS encoding aldose epimerase family protein — MNKFNHLKGFMFSSVLVLTLLSCKNETKQEENNTETEPKPAHMIDKKTFGVMPDNSEISVYTLKNDNGMEVSVINYGGIITSLNVPDRNGNVEDIVLGFNNLEDYLKKPPYFGALIGRYGNRIGDAKFTLNGTEYQLAKNDGENSLHGGEKGFDKVFWNIEPITDSENPTLKLTYRSEDMEEGFPGNLDVEVHYILTNDNTLEVDYKATTDKPTVVNLTQHTYFNLSGDFSKSILDQEVSINADGYLPVSKTLIPTGEVRSVEGTPFDFRKSKSIGQDIEDKDQQISFGGGFDHCWVLNGDGMREAATAYDPASGRYMVVKTNEPAIQFYTGNFLDGTLPAKGGGNYEHRTGFCLETQHYPDSPNKPDFPSTELKPGEIYSSKTTFTFSTK; from the coding sequence ATGAATAAATTTAATCACCTCAAGGGTTTTATGTTTTCTTCAGTTCTGGTTTTGACATTATTGTCGTGTAAGAATGAAACCAAACAAGAAGAAAATAATACTGAAACTGAACCTAAACCAGCACACATGATTGACAAAAAGACCTTTGGCGTTATGCCAGACAACTCGGAAATTTCGGTATATACCCTAAAGAATGATAATGGTATGGAGGTTTCGGTAATTAATTATGGCGGAATCATTACTTCCTTAAATGTCCCAGATAGAAATGGTAATGTTGAGGACATTGTACTAGGCTTTAATAATCTAGAGGATTATCTGAAAAAGCCACCATATTTTGGAGCTTTAATTGGTCGCTATGGTAATAGGATAGGTGATGCAAAATTTACATTAAATGGAACTGAATACCAATTGGCAAAGAACGATGGTGAAAATAGTCTACATGGTGGAGAAAAAGGTTTTGACAAGGTTTTTTGGAACATAGAACCTATAACAGATTCAGAAAACCCAACCCTAAAATTAACCTATAGAAGTGAAGATATGGAAGAAGGTTTTCCAGGGAATCTGGATGTTGAGGTACATTATATCTTAACAAATGATAATACGCTAGAAGTAGATTATAAAGCCACTACAGACAAACCAACGGTGGTGAATTTAACACAGCACACCTATTTCAATTTATCTGGCGATTTTTCAAAAAGCATTTTAGATCAAGAGGTTTCGATTAATGCTGATGGTTATTTGCCAGTAAGTAAAACTCTTATTCCAACGGGTGAAGTAAGATCGGTTGAAGGTACCCCTTTCGATTTTCGAAAATCAAAAAGTATTGGACAAGATATTGAAGATAAAGATCAACAAATTTCCTTTGGGGGAGGTTTTGATCATTGCTGGGTATTAAATGGTGACGGAATGAGAGAGGCAGCAACAGCCTATGATCCTGCTAGTGGTCGATATATGGTAGTTAAAACCAATGAACCTGCTATTCAATTTTATACAGGAAACTTTTTAGATGGAACTCTTCCTGCAAAAGGAGGTGGTAATTATGAACATAGAACCGGGTTTTGTTTAGAGACACAACATTATCCAGATTCACCTAACAAACCAGATTTTCCTTCTACGGAACTTAAACCTGGTGAAATCTATTCTTCGAAAACCACCTTCACCTTTTCAACCAAATAG
- a CDS encoding sodium:solute symporter, producing MQTLDTFDWICISIYFLVLLGIAFWVIKKKQNNTEDYFLAGRNVGWFVVGASIFASNIGSEHVVGLAGAGAGNKLPMLIYEIQAWVVLILGWVFLPFYARSGVFTMPEFLEKRFDSRSRWILSIFSIVAYVLTKISVTIYAGGVVVSALLGIDFWTGALSTVILTGIYTVLGGMRAVVYTETLQAIILVIGAAILTIIGLDKVGGWESMSETVTPEYLNMWRSASDPDFPWPTLLITSTIVGVWYWCTDQYIVQRTLTAKNIKEGRRGTIFGALLKLLPVFLFLIPGVIALTLKMRGELEWETPDQAFPVLMSNLLPSGLRGLVAAGLLAALMSSLASVFNSCSTLFTVDIYKKLRPNTPEKKLVRTGQIATMIVVIIGIIWIPIMANISGVLYEYLQSVQSYIAPPITAVFLLGIFHKRINAQGAFVTLVVGFLVGAFRIVLEIVKGSLNPDGIWFMLGDMNFLTFSAWFFLFCVVLIIGVSLTTKQPAPEKVLNLTFGTITEEEKQKNKTSYNWVDISISILILLVVVGVMMFFNGK from the coding sequence ATGCAGACATTAGATACGTTTGATTGGATTTGTATATCCATTTATTTCCTTGTCTTACTAGGAATTGCATTTTGGGTTATTAAAAAGAAACAGAATAACACAGAAGATTACTTTTTGGCAGGTAGAAATGTTGGTTGGTTTGTTGTTGGTGCTTCAATTTTTGCCTCGAATATAGGATCTGAACATGTGGTAGGTCTTGCTGGTGCTGGAGCGGGGAATAAATTACCAATGTTGATTTATGAAATTCAAGCTTGGGTGGTATTAATCCTTGGTTGGGTGTTTTTACCTTTTTATGCGAGAAGTGGTGTATTTACAATGCCGGAGTTTTTAGAGAAAAGATTCGATTCACGGTCTAGATGGATATTGTCAATTTTCTCGATAGTAGCCTACGTTCTAACCAAAATATCAGTTACGATATACGCTGGAGGGGTTGTTGTTTCTGCCTTGTTAGGTATCGACTTTTGGACGGGAGCATTGTCAACTGTTATATTAACGGGTATATATACGGTTTTGGGAGGAATGAGAGCTGTAGTTTATACGGAAACCTTACAAGCCATAATATTGGTTATAGGTGCGGCTATTTTAACCATAATCGGATTGGATAAAGTAGGAGGTTGGGAAAGCATGTCTGAAACTGTGACTCCTGAATATTTAAATATGTGGAGGTCAGCTTCCGATCCAGATTTCCCATGGCCAACCTTGTTGATAACAAGTACGATAGTTGGTGTTTGGTATTGGTGTACGGACCAATACATCGTTCAAAGAACCTTGACCGCAAAAAATATAAAAGAGGGTCGGAGAGGTACCATATTTGGAGCATTGTTAAAGTTGCTTCCTGTATTCTTATTCCTAATTCCAGGTGTTATTGCTTTGACATTGAAAATGAGAGGAGAATTAGAATGGGAAACTCCAGATCAGGCATTTCCTGTATTGATGAGTAACTTGTTGCCATCTGGATTAAGAGGATTGGTTGCAGCCGGTCTTTTGGCCGCACTGATGAGTTCTTTGGCCTCTGTCTTTAATTCGTGTTCAACTTTGTTTACAGTTGACATATACAAGAAATTAAGACCAAATACCCCTGAGAAAAAATTGGTTCGTACAGGACAGATTGCGACTATGATAGTGGTTATTATTGGTATTATTTGGATTCCTATTATGGCTAATATTTCTGGAGTATTGTACGAATATTTACAATCGGTTCAATCTTATATTGCCCCTCCAATAACTGCTGTCTTCTTGCTAGGAATATTCCATAAAAGAATTAATGCACAAGGTGCTTTCGTTACCTTGGTTGTTGGGTTCTTGGTAGGAGCGTTTAGAATTGTCTTGGAAATAGTGAAGGGCTCATTAAACCCGGATGGAATTTGGTTCATGTTAGGAGATATGAATTTCTTAACCTTTAGTGCATGGTTCTTCTTATTCTGTGTTGTATTGATTATAGGGGTGAGTTTAACTACCAAGCAACCTGCGCCAGAAAAAGTATTAAACTTAACTTTTGGCACAATCACGGAGGAAGAGAAACAGAAAAACAAGACAAGTTATAATTGGGTTGATATTTCAATATCAATTTTAATACTCTTAGTTGTGGTAGGCGTTATGATGTTTTTTAACGGTAAGTAA
- a CDS encoding penicillin-binding protein 1A: MRNILRNKIVRWLIYSILTLCLLCTLFVASVYFGFWGKLPSEKNLLNIDQAEASLIFDSSDKIFGKYYIFDREGVSYEELPTHLVNALIATEDVRFYKHKGIDIRSFARVFFKTLLLQNESSGGGSTITQQLVKNLYGRKDYGFLSLPVNKVREMIVARRIEDLYSKEQIIALYFNTVPFSDNTYGIESASRKFFNTTTPNLNLSESATLIGTLKASHSFNPRLFPDLSKNRRNVVLNQMAKYGFLGNDSLHVAKNSPLILDYHPFEYDEGIAPYFREKIRLDMSRLLDSLNEDLEEPYDLYKDGLRIYTTLDYGLQQYAENAVHNHMKKLQAQFETSYGKNAPWIKNDKLIMDHVKSLPDYKILTDKGLNEQQILDSMKVTYRTPVFSYEGDTILPLSTIDSLKYYLKFLNTGFVAIDPHSGAIKSYVGGINFEHFKYDHVSTGKRQVGSTFKPIVYAAAIENGIEPCSYFSLESVSYEEYDGWTPTNASNEETDPYMNYSMANALTHSINTISVKVLDAVGIEAVVEQAKKMGVESTLPKVPSLALGTAELSLIELATAYTSFVNNGKHTNPYFIERIEDKNGDIIYQHEKSKLELEAFSENTRGAMLEMMKSVVNEGTAQRLRSVYGLPNDLAGKTGTTQNNKDGWFVGVTPNLIIASWVGNDDHRIGFRTTSMGQGANTALPIVAEFIKQYNSDVTYKSISQARFPEPNEDVIAKLDCDPEKRDGFFKRLFSSKEKDDKTEVGKKKKKGFFSFLKRKKSDDN, translated from the coding sequence ATGCGAAATATCCTTAGAAATAAAATAGTAAGATGGTTGATTTACTCCATTCTTACTCTATGTCTTCTTTGTACGTTATTTGTAGCGTCAGTTTATTTTGGTTTTTGGGGGAAATTACCAAGTGAAAAGAATCTACTGAACATAGATCAAGCAGAAGCTTCGCTTATTTTTGATTCATCTGATAAAATATTCGGGAAATATTACATATTTGATAGAGAAGGGGTTAGTTATGAAGAATTGCCAACCCATTTAGTAAATGCATTAATTGCTACGGAGGATGTGCGATTTTACAAGCACAAGGGAATAGATATAAGGAGTTTTGCGAGGGTGTTTTTCAAGACATTGCTGCTTCAAAATGAATCTAGTGGTGGTGGAAGCACCATTACACAGCAATTGGTTAAGAATCTTTACGGCAGAAAGGATTACGGTTTTTTAAGCCTCCCTGTTAATAAGGTTAGAGAAATGATTGTAGCGCGAAGGATTGAAGACTTATATAGCAAAGAACAAATTATTGCACTTTATTTCAATACTGTTCCCTTCAGTGACAATACATATGGAATTGAAAGTGCTTCACGCAAGTTTTTTAATACAACAACCCCAAATTTAAACTTATCAGAATCTGCCACGTTGATAGGGACCTTAAAGGCTTCCCATAGTTTTAACCCCCGTTTGTTTCCGGATTTGAGTAAAAATAGAAGGAACGTGGTTTTAAACCAAATGGCTAAATATGGTTTTTTAGGAAATGATTCACTCCATGTTGCAAAAAATTCACCGCTAATTTTAGATTACCATCCATTTGAATACGATGAAGGGATAGCACCCTATTTCCGGGAGAAAATAAGGCTAGATATGTCACGGCTATTGGATAGTTTGAATGAGGACTTGGAAGAGCCCTATGACTTATACAAAGACGGTCTCCGTATTTATACAACCTTAGATTATGGCTTACAACAGTATGCAGAAAATGCTGTCCATAATCATATGAAAAAATTGCAGGCCCAATTTGAAACGTCTTATGGAAAAAATGCACCATGGATTAAGAATGATAAATTAATCATGGATCATGTTAAGTCGCTTCCAGATTATAAAATTTTGACAGATAAAGGTCTTAATGAGCAGCAAATTTTAGACTCCATGAAGGTGACCTATAGAACCCCGGTATTTTCATATGAGGGTGATACAATTTTGCCATTGAGTACGATTGATAGTTTGAAGTATTATTTGAAGTTTTTAAACACCGGATTTGTGGCGATAGATCCACATTCTGGTGCGATTAAATCCTATGTTGGAGGAATCAATTTTGAACATTTTAAGTATGATCATGTTTCCACTGGTAAACGTCAAGTAGGCTCTACGTTTAAACCTATTGTTTATGCCGCGGCTATTGAAAATGGCATTGAACCATGCTCTTATTTCTCTTTAGAATCTGTAAGCTATGAAGAATATGACGGATGGACCCCTACTAATGCCTCAAATGAGGAAACAGACCCTTATATGAATTATAGTATGGCTAATGCATTGACTCATTCAATTAATACTATTTCTGTAAAGGTATTGGACGCCGTGGGAATTGAAGCGGTAGTTGAGCAAGCTAAGAAAATGGGTGTTGAATCGACTTTACCAAAAGTTCCGTCCTTAGCACTGGGTACAGCTGAATTGTCACTTATTGAGCTCGCAACTGCATATACATCATTTGTAAACAATGGTAAACATACCAATCCTTATTTTATTGAAAGAATAGAAGATAAAAATGGGGATATTATATATCAACATGAAAAAAGCAAGTTAGAACTAGAGGCGTTTTCCGAAAACACTCGAGGTGCTATGTTGGAGATGATGAAATCTGTGGTTAATGAGGGAACTGCTCAGCGCTTACGTTCGGTTTATGGACTTCCTAATGATTTAGCGGGGAAAACTGGTACAACACAAAATAATAAGGATGGTTGGTTTGTTGGAGTAACTCCAAACTTAATTATAGCCTCTTGGGTTGGAAATGACGATCATCGCATTGGGTTTAGAACAACATCTATGGGTCAGGGAGCCAACACGGCACTTCCGATAGTGGCTGAGTTTATAAAGCAGTATAATTCAGATGTAACCTATAAATCGATTAGTCAGGCTCGTTTTCCTGAACCAAATGAAGATGTTATTGCCAAGTTGGATTGCGATCCTGAAAAAAGAGACGGTTTTTTTAAACGTTTATTCTCCTCAAAAGAGAAAGATGACAAAACCGAAGTAGGTAAAAAGAAAAAGAAAGGTTTTTTTTCATTTTTAAAGCGAAAGAAAAGTGACGATAATTAG
- a CDS encoding N-acyl-D-amino-acid deacylase family protein: protein MKRNFFTLSLGFLIVIFFSSCHSELPKYDIIIKNGSIVDGTNSPAFQGDIAIIADTIAAIGALDKFVADTIIDASGLTVSPGFINMLSWSTESLIEDGRSMSELKQGITLQVFGEGWSMGPLNDKMKEEIKKGQGDIKYDVEWTSLREYLEFLQNKGVTPNVASFVGATTLRIYTMGYENKAPSADEMNTMKKLVKEAMEDGALGVGSSLIYAPAFYSSTDELIELCKVVSEYDGMYISHMRSEGNNLLESLDELITIAKEANLPAEVYHLKMAGKANWNKFDAVVKKIDSARNAGIKITTDMYTYVAGATGLDASMPPWVQEGGYDEWANRLKDSAIRKKVIEEMKTESEDWENLMLGAGTADNMLLVGFKNDSLKYLTGKSLKEVAEMRGKSPEETAIDLVLEDGSRVGTVYFLMSEENVKKQIALPYMSFGSDAESSAPEGVFLKSSTHPRAYGNFARLLGKYVREEKIIPIEEAVHKLSLMPARNLKIQKRGALKVGYYADIVLFDAETITDQASFEDPMQYSTGVEHVFVNGVQVLKDGKHTGKFSGRVVYGPGFRSK from the coding sequence ATGAAACGAAATTTCTTTACCCTTTCTTTAGGTTTTCTTATTGTAATTTTTTTCTCATCCTGCCATAGCGAATTACCTAAATATGACATCATTATAAAAAATGGATCAATAGTTGACGGTACAAATTCACCAGCTTTTCAAGGAGATATAGCAATTATTGCAGACACAATTGCCGCTATTGGGGCCTTAGATAAGTTTGTTGCTGATACCATAATTGATGCTTCAGGATTAACAGTTTCACCAGGTTTTATCAATATGCTTAGTTGGAGTACAGAATCACTAATTGAGGACGGGCGATCAATGAGTGAATTAAAACAAGGAATTACTTTACAAGTATTCGGTGAAGGTTGGTCGATGGGCCCACTTAATGATAAAATGAAAGAGGAAATTAAAAAGGGTCAAGGTGATATTAAATATGATGTTGAATGGACCTCTCTAAGAGAATATTTAGAGTTTCTACAAAATAAGGGTGTTACACCTAATGTTGCTTCATTTGTTGGTGCTACTACTCTAAGAATTTACACCATGGGTTATGAGAACAAGGCTCCATCAGCAGATGAAATGAATACCATGAAAAAGTTGGTTAAGGAGGCAATGGAAGATGGTGCACTTGGTGTGGGTTCTTCCTTGATTTATGCACCTGCTTTTTATTCGAGCACAGATGAACTCATCGAATTGTGTAAAGTAGTTTCAGAATACGACGGAATGTATATTTCCCATATGCGAAGTGAAGGTAATAATCTTTTAGAGAGTTTAGATGAATTAATAACAATAGCTAAAGAAGCCAATTTGCCTGCTGAGGTTTACCATTTAAAAATGGCAGGGAAGGCAAATTGGAACAAATTCGATGCTGTAGTTAAAAAAATAGATTCTGCTCGAAACGCTGGAATAAAAATAACCACTGATATGTATACGTATGTGGCGGGAGCAACTGGGCTGGATGCATCAATGCCACCTTGGGTACAAGAAGGAGGATATGACGAATGGGCTAATAGATTAAAAGATTCGGCGATTAGAAAAAAGGTAATTGAAGAAATGAAAACTGAATCTGAAGATTGGGAGAATTTAATGCTTGGTGCGGGTACGGCTGACAATATGTTATTAGTAGGATTTAAAAATGATAGCCTAAAATATTTGACTGGTAAATCATTAAAAGAGGTTGCTGAAATGCGTGGAAAGTCTCCTGAGGAAACAGCAATTGACCTGGTTTTAGAAGACGGAAGTAGAGTGGGAACAGTTTATTTCTTAATGTCTGAAGAGAATGTAAAAAAGCAAATTGCATTGCCATATATGAGTTTTGGTTCTGATGCTGAATCTTCTGCGCCAGAAGGTGTTTTTCTGAAATCTAGCACACATCCCCGAGCTTATGGAAATTTTGCTCGATTATTAGGAAAGTATGTAAGAGAAGAGAAAATTATTCCTATAGAAGAGGCAGTACATAAATTATCTTTGATGCCTGCAAGAAATTTGAAGATTCAAAAACGAGGAGCTTTAAAAGTTGGTTATTACGCGGACATTGTATTATTTGATGCGGAAACTATTACAGATCAGGCTTCCTTTGAAGACCCAATGCAATATTCTACTGGAGTAGAGCATGTTTTTGTTAATGGTGTACAGGTACTTAAAGATGGAAAGCATACAGGTAAATTTTCTGGTAGAGTGGTTTATGGTCCAGGTTTTAGGTCGAAATAA
- a CDS encoding SGNH/GDSL hydrolase family protein, producing the protein MKKTLLIFASLIFVSFGYAQIESYKELMSQDWANLKKYREANDSIIDSGNYPDVVFMGNSITEGWVNMHPVFFRENNFVGRGIGGQTTPQMLIRFTPDVIDLKPKAVVILAGTNDIAGNTGFSSVKMITDNIKAMALLAHNNGIKVILSSILPVYDYPWRPGLGPVSKIDEINSWMKKFAEENGHTYLDYFSSLSDEKGGMKTEYANDGVHPTKEGYNIMEPLVFEAIKNTIHD; encoded by the coding sequence ATGAAAAAGACTTTGCTGATTTTTGCATCACTAATTTTTGTAAGTTTCGGATATGCGCAAATTGAAAGCTATAAGGAGTTAATGAGTCAAGATTGGGCAAACCTTAAAAAATATAGAGAAGCCAACGACAGCATAATTGATAGCGGAAACTATCCTGATGTGGTTTTTATGGGCAATTCCATTACAGAGGGATGGGTTAATATGCATCCTGTTTTTTTCCGGGAAAATAATTTTGTGGGAAGGGGTATTGGTGGCCAAACCACACCTCAAATGCTCATTAGGTTTACACCTGATGTTATTGATCTGAAACCTAAGGCCGTTGTAATTTTAGCGGGTACTAACGATATTGCAGGAAATACTGGCTTTTCATCAGTTAAAATGATCACGGATAATATTAAGGCGATGGCTTTATTGGCTCATAATAATGGTATCAAGGTTATCCTTTCTTCCATTTTACCTGTTTATGATTATCCTTGGAGACCGGGTTTAGGACCTGTTTCAAAAATTGATGAAATTAATTCTTGGATGAAAAAATTTGCAGAGGAAAACGGTCATACATACCTTGATTATTTTAGTTCACTTTCAGATGAAAAAGGTGGTATGAAAACTGAGTATGCCAATGATGGAGTTCACCCAACTAAGGAAGGTTACAATATCATGGAACCGTTGGTATTTGAAGCTATTAAGAACACGATCCATGATTAA